Proteins from a single region of Lemur catta isolate mLemCat1 chromosome 24, mLemCat1.pri, whole genome shotgun sequence:
- the MEPE gene encoding matrix extracellular phosphoglycoprotein isoform X2, with product MQVICVGLLLLSVTWAAPTFQPQTEKTKQGCGEEQRQEEKNKDDIVLHHLEKRRREEPSPKENIVREREKNVSLSEASENNQSSKSPNHFANRQTPNEDYSIRNKENVHDDLKMSVYSKSPGDKGADDRDDAISKLHEQEEYSTALIRKNLQYMMGPVTAIKLLGEENKKSKPRNVLNKIPAGVNYAKAPSKGKKNPQRDAQAQKSPIKTKSSPDTQQIPNYLKHLSKVKKIPSDFEGSGYADFQERGDNDISSFSGDGQPFKDIPGKGEAIGPDLEGMDIQTGGSGPGEAEAVTPDTRGPGYNEIPEREENGDYAIGTGDPTAKEPDAVDISLVEGGNDIRGSTNFQELPGKEGNRVDAGSQNAHQGKVEFHYPHTPSKGTRKGGSSDITGSTHYNEIPKNGKGSTRKGTEHSTRNQGAVNEKQRYSSKGQSQDRLIPSRGLCNEVQNEIGPHYGPNNERDLTHSRRHHDVPHGPNNSVRNNGIPQRKGSRGHRGPHSYRRFSSRRKDDSSESSDSGSSSESDGD from the exons ACATTTCAACCACAGACGGAGAAAACTAAGCAAGGATGTGGGGAAGAACAGAGG caggaagaaaaaaacaaagacgATATTGTTCTTCACCATTTGGAGAAGAGAAGACGTGAAGAGCCATCACCTAAAGAAAATATTGTccgggaaagagagaaaaatgtgtcCCTTTCTGAAGCCAGTGAAAACAACCAAAGTAGTAAATCCCCAAATCATTTCGCAAATAGACAGACACCGAATGAAGACTATAGTATCAGGAACAAGGAGAATGTCCACGATGACCTAAAGATGTCCGTGTATTCCAAATCACCGGGGGACAAAGGGGCTGATGACAGAGACGATGCCATCAGCAAACTGCATGAGCAAGAGGAGTACAGTACAGCTCTCATCCGGAAAAATCTGCAGTACATGATGGGACCAGTGACTGCGATTAAACTCTtgggggaagaaaacaaaaagagcaaaccCAGGAATGTTCTAAACAAGATTCCAGCAGGTGTGAACTACGCTAAAGCCCCCTCAAAAGGTAAAAAGAATCCTCAAAGAGATGCCCAAGCCCAGAAAAgtccaataaaaaccaaaagcagTCCTGATACCCAACAGATCCCCAACTACCTAAAACATCTCTCAAAAGTCAAAAAAATCCCCAGCGATTTTGAAGGTAGTGGTTATGCAGATTTTCAGGAGAGAGGGGACAATGATATCTCTTCCTTCAGTGGGGATGGCCAACCTTTTAAGGACATTCCTGGTAAAGGAGAAGCTATCGGTCCTGACTTGGAAGGGATGGATATTCAGACAGGGGGTTCGGGCCCAGGTGAAGCTGAGGCTGTGACTCCGGACACGAGAGGGCCAGGTTATAATGAgatcccagagagagaagaaaatggtgATTATGCCATTGGAACCGGGGATCCAACAGCGAAAGAGCCAGATGCTGTCGACATTAGCCTTGTGGAGGGCGGCAACGACATCAGAGGTAGTACCAACTTTCAGGAACTCCCTGGAAAAGAAGGGAACAGAGTGGATGCTGGCAGCCAAAATGCTCACCAAGGGAAAGTAGAGTTCCACTACCCTCACACACCCTCCAAAGGGACAAGAAAAGGCGGCAGCAGTGACATAACTGGAAGTACCCATTATAATGAAATCCCTAAAAACGGCAAAGGTAGCACTAGAAAGGGCACAGAACATTCTACGAGGAACCAAGGAGCcgttaatgaaaaacaaagatattctAGTAAGGGCCAAAGCCAGGACCGGCTCATTCCTTCTCGTGGTCTTTGTAATGAAGTTCAAAATGAAATAGGTCCCCATTATGGCCCCAATAACGAAAGGGATCTAACACACAGCAGAAGACATCATGACGTACCCCACGGACCAAACAATTCTGTGCGAAATAACGGTATACCACAAAGAAAAGGCTCCAGGGGTCACAGAGGACCCCATTCCTACAGGAGGTTCAGTTCCCGTAGAAAGGACGACAGTAGTGAGTCATCTGACAGCGGCAGTTCCAGTGAGAGCGATGGTGACTAG
- the LOC123627291 gene encoding LOW QUALITY PROTEIN: RAD9, HUS1, RAD1-interacting nuclear orphan protein 1-like (The sequence of the model RefSeq protein was modified relative to this genomic sequence to represent the inferred CDS: deleted 1 base in 1 codon), with protein sequence MPPGKKKRSHRSQKVRLLFHQSPLEGAKHRYGSPQPPITHTITAWVPPELDPTAESQVPAYRKDHYRDQAGHSSRISTTSKFPRLTFESPQSSSISEILEIPLIKECPNQSERDNSRGPLVPVLWPQSCGDLSVHALQSLPYVLIAPDIQTPESSSVKEEPVPSPEQKENGLPSCSLRTATTSSPESGPIRVKDTPDNKHGIKVTWRRRQHLLAYLRERGKLSRSQFLVKNRLPLSSTVSRNR encoded by the exons ATGCCTCCCGGAAAAAAAAAACGGTCCCACCGTTCCCAGAAAGTCCGCCTGCTATTCCACCAGTCACCACTGGAGGGCGCCAAACACCGCTATGGGTCACCGCAGCCTCCCATCACTCACAC CATCACTGCCTGGGTACCACCTGAGTTGGATCCAACAGCAGAAAGCCAGGTCCCTGCCTACCGGAAAGATCATTACCGAGACCAGGCAGGACATTCAAGTCGAATATCTACCACCTCCAAGTTTCCACGTCTAACCTTTGAGAGTCCACAATCTTCTTCCATTTCAGAGATATTGGAGATCCCCTTAATCAAGGAGTGCCCCAATCAATCAGAAAGGGACAATTCCAGAGGACCCTTAGTTCCAGTGCTCTGGCCCCAAAGTTGTGGGGACCTGTCAGTGCATGCACTTCAGAGTTTACCTTATGTGCTCATTGCCCCTGACATCCAGACCCCAGAGTCCTCTTCTGTGAAGGAAGAACCTGTCCCCTCCCCCGAACAGAAGGAAAATGGCCTTCCAAGCTGCTCTCTTCGCACTGCTACTACTAGCAGCCCAGAGTCTGGGCCCATCCGGGTGAAAGACACCCCTGATAACAAGCATGGAATCAAGGTCACCTGGAGGAGACGACAGCACCTGCTTGCGTATCTCAGGGAGCGAGGGAAGCTGAGC AGAAGCCAGTTCCTTGTGAAAAACCGACTACCTCTCTCATCAACAGTCTCCAGAAATCGCTGA
- the MEPE gene encoding matrix extracellular phosphoglycoprotein isoform X1 — protein MQVICVGLLLLSVTWAAPTFQPQTEKTKQGCGEEQRITYKGDHEKHGYYAFKYVYTSPGKKNATDIQQEEKNKDDIVLHHLEKRRREEPSPKENIVREREKNVSLSEASENNQSSKSPNHFANRQTPNEDYSIRNKENVHDDLKMSVYSKSPGDKGADDRDDAISKLHEQEEYSTALIRKNLQYMMGPVTAIKLLGEENKKSKPRNVLNKIPAGVNYAKAPSKGKKNPQRDAQAQKSPIKTKSSPDTQQIPNYLKHLSKVKKIPSDFEGSGYADFQERGDNDISSFSGDGQPFKDIPGKGEAIGPDLEGMDIQTGGSGPGEAEAVTPDTRGPGYNEIPEREENGDYAIGTGDPTAKEPDAVDISLVEGGNDIRGSTNFQELPGKEGNRVDAGSQNAHQGKVEFHYPHTPSKGTRKGGSSDITGSTHYNEIPKNGKGSTRKGTEHSTRNQGAVNEKQRYSSKGQSQDRLIPSRGLCNEVQNEIGPHYGPNNERDLTHSRRHHDVPHGPNNSVRNNGIPQRKGSRGHRGPHSYRRFSSRRKDDSSESSDSGSSSESDGD, from the exons ACATTTCAACCACAGACGGAGAAAACTAAGCAAGGATGTGGGGAAGAACAGAGG ATAACGTACAAGGGTGACCATGAGAAGCATGGGTATTATGCTTTTAAGTATGTTTACACATCACCTGGGAAGAAAAATGCAACCGACATACAG caggaagaaaaaaacaaagacgATATTGTTCTTCACCATTTGGAGAAGAGAAGACGTGAAGAGCCATCACCTAAAGAAAATATTGTccgggaaagagagaaaaatgtgtcCCTTTCTGAAGCCAGTGAAAACAACCAAAGTAGTAAATCCCCAAATCATTTCGCAAATAGACAGACACCGAATGAAGACTATAGTATCAGGAACAAGGAGAATGTCCACGATGACCTAAAGATGTCCGTGTATTCCAAATCACCGGGGGACAAAGGGGCTGATGACAGAGACGATGCCATCAGCAAACTGCATGAGCAAGAGGAGTACAGTACAGCTCTCATCCGGAAAAATCTGCAGTACATGATGGGACCAGTGACTGCGATTAAACTCTtgggggaagaaaacaaaaagagcaaaccCAGGAATGTTCTAAACAAGATTCCAGCAGGTGTGAACTACGCTAAAGCCCCCTCAAAAGGTAAAAAGAATCCTCAAAGAGATGCCCAAGCCCAGAAAAgtccaataaaaaccaaaagcagTCCTGATACCCAACAGATCCCCAACTACCTAAAACATCTCTCAAAAGTCAAAAAAATCCCCAGCGATTTTGAAGGTAGTGGTTATGCAGATTTTCAGGAGAGAGGGGACAATGATATCTCTTCCTTCAGTGGGGATGGCCAACCTTTTAAGGACATTCCTGGTAAAGGAGAAGCTATCGGTCCTGACTTGGAAGGGATGGATATTCAGACAGGGGGTTCGGGCCCAGGTGAAGCTGAGGCTGTGACTCCGGACACGAGAGGGCCAGGTTATAATGAgatcccagagagagaagaaaatggtgATTATGCCATTGGAACCGGGGATCCAACAGCGAAAGAGCCAGATGCTGTCGACATTAGCCTTGTGGAGGGCGGCAACGACATCAGAGGTAGTACCAACTTTCAGGAACTCCCTGGAAAAGAAGGGAACAGAGTGGATGCTGGCAGCCAAAATGCTCACCAAGGGAAAGTAGAGTTCCACTACCCTCACACACCCTCCAAAGGGACAAGAAAAGGCGGCAGCAGTGACATAACTGGAAGTACCCATTATAATGAAATCCCTAAAAACGGCAAAGGTAGCACTAGAAAGGGCACAGAACATTCTACGAGGAACCAAGGAGCcgttaatgaaaaacaaagatattctAGTAAGGGCCAAAGCCAGGACCGGCTCATTCCTTCTCGTGGTCTTTGTAATGAAGTTCAAAATGAAATAGGTCCCCATTATGGCCCCAATAACGAAAGGGATCTAACACACAGCAGAAGACATCATGACGTACCCCACGGACCAAACAATTCTGTGCGAAATAACGGTATACCACAAAGAAAAGGCTCCAGGGGTCACAGAGGACCCCATTCCTACAGGAGGTTCAGTTCCCGTAGAAAGGACGACAGTAGTGAGTCATCTGACAGCGGCAGTTCCAGTGAGAGCGATGGTGACTAG